One segment of Paenibacillus sp. FSL R7-0337 DNA contains the following:
- a CDS encoding AraC family transcriptional regulator, producing MMVRDYTCFIVDDEDLIIQRLELFFEELSHRDKRFRLVGKANNGVEGVEEIVKLKPDIVISDIVMPRMDGISMIEQLKPKLPHTQYILLTAYSSFEYAQRAIQANVLEYIVKVPLREADLDRALAKAAGILNEVKTKEAEFQSLHISVLENKYRVRKQFFNELIRGEIPTHRASDFANRMQFHFFQASYCCFIVEMNRYESFRNDYSASDQNILKYAITNIIEETVVNGGRGVAADLSDNRFIGFLSWENHRSDMDTEYACHSLGTQIISHLHQYLNQRVSVAFGGPHRGWESIKQAYMEANSVSEDFYYHEERVVTTPMHRLHYHNDKQEDFQLKLDDWLRWVQRQVSKEELEQELSDLNQWVKNYKIHKSVMAPMLQDLYRGITAKFKSRNAVTADVSELPIKFMTFREQLAYIGDFTFEYVQAGQLLHRIEIMSALRYIEHNLKQRITLEAIAEEVNLAPSYFSSLFKKTMNEGVISYINRKKIQLALELLNIQDYSLLELCEEVGIVNEGYFCKLFKEYTGVTPKQYRIKMTRYESK from the coding sequence ATGATGGTGAGAGACTACACCTGTTTTATTGTTGACGATGAAGATCTAATCATTCAGCGCTTGGAATTGTTTTTTGAGGAGCTCTCCCATAGGGATAAACGATTCCGTTTAGTGGGAAAAGCGAATAATGGGGTGGAGGGGGTAGAGGAGATCGTAAAGCTTAAGCCGGATATCGTGATCTCTGATATCGTTATGCCGCGAATGGATGGAATTTCCATGATTGAGCAGCTAAAGCCTAAGCTTCCTCATACCCAGTACATTCTTTTGACTGCCTATTCATCCTTTGAATACGCACAGCGGGCCATTCAAGCCAACGTATTGGAGTACATTGTTAAGGTTCCGCTCAGGGAAGCAGATTTGGATCGCGCTTTAGCTAAGGCAGCCGGGATTCTAAATGAGGTGAAGACCAAAGAAGCGGAATTTCAATCGTTACACATATCCGTGCTTGAGAATAAATATAGAGTCCGCAAGCAGTTTTTTAATGAACTTATCCGCGGGGAAATTCCTACTCACCGGGCATCGGATTTTGCCAATCGCATGCAATTCCATTTCTTTCAAGCAAGCTATTGTTGCTTCATTGTGGAAATGAACCGGTATGAGAGCTTCCGGAACGATTATTCCGCGTCAGATCAGAACATCCTGAAATATGCGATTACGAATATCATCGAAGAAACGGTGGTGAATGGGGGCAGAGGCGTAGCTGCGGATCTATCCGATAATCGTTTTATCGGCTTTCTGTCCTGGGAGAATCATCGCAGCGATATGGACACAGAATATGCTTGCCATTCATTGGGGACTCAAATCATCTCCCATTTACATCAATATTTGAATCAAAGGGTTTCCGTCGCTTTTGGAGGCCCCCACCGGGGCTGGGAATCCATCAAACAGGCTTACATGGAAGCTAATAGCGTGAGTGAGGATTTCTATTATCATGAAGAGAGAGTCGTCACAACGCCCATGCATCGCTTACATTATCATAATGACAAACAAGAGGACTTTCAGCTGAAGCTGGATGATTGGCTCAGATGGGTGCAACGACAAGTATCCAAGGAAGAGCTGGAGCAAGAACTCTCTGATCTGAACCAATGGGTGAAGAATTATAAAATTCATAAGTCGGTCATGGCACCTATGCTCCAAGACTTGTACAGAGGTATTACTGCGAAATTTAAATCCCGAAACGCGGTGACCGCGGATGTATCGGAGCTTCCCATAAAATTCATGACCTTTCGGGAGCAGCTTGCCTATATTGGCGACTTCACCTTCGAATATGTTCAAGCTGGCCAACTTTTACATCGTATAGAAATTATGAGTGCTTTGCGGTATATAGAGCACAACCTGAAACAGAGAATAACGCTTGAGGCTATTGCCGAGGAAGTGAATCTGGCCCCATCATATTTCAGCAGCTTGTTCAAAAAAACAATGAATGAAGGCGTTATCAGCTACATTAACCGTAAAAAAATCCAATTAGCTCTCGAGCTGTTAAATATTCAGGATTATTCTTTATTGGAATTGTGTGAGGAAGTGGGAATTGTGAACGAAGGTTACTTTTGCAAATTATTCAAAGAGTACACAGGTGTTACACCTAAGCAATACCGGATAAAAATGACACGGTATGAATCCAAATAA